The proteins below come from a single Elgaria multicarinata webbii isolate HBS135686 ecotype San Diego chromosome 11, rElgMul1.1.pri, whole genome shotgun sequence genomic window:
- the LOC134407017 gene encoding olfactory receptor 5AP2-like, giving the protein MRNGTAVTGFVLLGLSGNPEVQHILFGLFLVIYLVALIGNILILLVISLDKRLHNPMYFFLGNLSVVDIGYTTSTVPKMLVNYLSQDKSISLAGCFTQMYFFISFGGIECLLLGVMAYDRYAAICHPLHYSVLMSPKVCVWLAAAAWTLGLSNSAVHSGLMSRLSFCWDNIIQHFFCDIPPLFQLSCSDTQANQIATFVVGGGVIMGSFLVILVSYVYIVLAILRIRTKEGRLKTFSTCASHLTIVNIYFGTSIFTYIRPNSTYSQEQDRIFPVFYGILTPMLNPIIYSLRNKDVQGALRNVM; this is encoded by the coding sequence ATGAGGAATGGAACAGCTGTCACTGGGTTTGTCCTCCTGGGACTCTCGGGCAACCCTGAGGTCCAACATATTCTCTTTGGTCTCTTTCTTGTCATTTACTTGGTGGCCCTCATTGGGAACATTCTTATCCTTCTTGTGATCAGCTTGGACAAGAGGCTCCACAAtcccatgtacttcttcctggGGAATCTCTCTGTGGTGGACATTGGGTACACAACTTCCACTGTGCCCAAGATGCTGGTGAACTACCTCTCTCAGGACAAAAGCATCTCCCTGGCCGGCTGCTTCACCCAGATGTACTTCTTCATCTCCTTTGGTGGCATTGAGTGCCTTCTGCTGGGTGTCATGGCTTATGACCGGTATGCAGCCATTTgccatccattgcattatagtgTGCTCATGAGCCCCAAAGTGTGTGTCTGGCTTGCAGCAGCTGCTTGGACTCTTGGCTTGTCTAACTCAGCTGTGCACTCTGGCTTGATGTCCCGTTTGTCTTTCTGCTGGGACAACATTATCCAACACTTTTTCTGTGACATCCCACCCCTATTCCAACTCTCCTGCTCTGATACTCAAGCCAATCAAATTGCTACCTTTGTGGTGGGTGGAGGTGTAATCATGGGTTCATTTCTGGTTATCCTAGTGTCTTATGTCTACATTGTCTTGGCCATCCTCAGGATCCGCACCAAGGAAGGGCGTCTCAAGACATTTTCCACCTGTGCTTCTCACCTGACCATAGTTAACATTTATTTTGGCACAAGCATCTTCACATACATACGTCCCAACTCCACTTACTCCCAGGAACAGGACCGGATATTTCCTGTATTTTATGGTATCCTAACCCCTATGCTTAATCCAATCATCTACAGCTTAAGGAACAAGGATGTGCAAGGGGCACTCCGGAATGTCATGTGA